CCCAATGCCAATAATATGGCAGCTATCTGGGTCCTGAATCCTGCTATAAAAAGGACGAAGAACGCAGGCAGTATGTATAGCAGGTATTTGGTCTTGCCTGAAAATAAATATTTCCCGTAAAAATAGAATAGACAGATATAGGCGATCAGTTGTCCGTACATGGTAAATCGTCCGATATCCATATAGTCCGTTGCCAGATTGAATATTTCATCGGGAGATATCAGTTGGATTGTAAAACAACATAAGAAAATAACGTAGGCGATCACCATTGCCTTTTCTATGTCTTTTATAGAGTATTTGCCGGATAGGAAAACAAAATAAGACAGAATTGTGAAAAATTGCAGGCAGGCAATCGAGCTGAATGTTTTGAATAGGCTTTGCTGCTCGTAATATAAGCTTGAGAATCCGCTGATTATGAAAAAGATGAAGTATGCGATCAGGTGTTTCTTAAACATTCCGGATTGTCTTTCCAGAATGGTTTTCATCATATAGAACAGCGCCAGAATCACCGGAAGCAAAACAAACTGAGGAGTGAGTAATCCCCAGCAGCATGAAAAAAGCAATATCCAGATTATAAGTTTGTTGACATTCGAAATCATCGGCGGTTTGCACTTAGGTCGTTGAACAGTTCTTCCCAATTGTTGACAATCTCTTCTACGCAGAACCTGCGGCAGGAGTGCAGGCCGTTCATTGCCAGTTTTTCCCGAAGGGAGGTGTCTGTCATCAGCTCTTTTATTTTGTTTACATAACCCGTAAGGTCTTCATTGGAAACGATGATGCCGTTGTATCCGGTTTCGACGATGTCGTGCAGCGACAGGTAGGAATCCATTACAACCGGAACAACACCGCATTGTTGTGCTTCGACCAATGTCATAGGAAACCCTTCGAAGGCGGAGGTCATCATGAAAATGGCGGCCTGCTTGTAATAGGGCTGCGGATTTCGGAAGCCTTCGAACGAAATTCTCTTTAATCCTAATGTCTGCGCCAGTTGTTTATACATGGCCAAATCCGGTCCTTCACCGACAATTCGGAAATTCCACTCGTCCAAGCGGGGATCGTTTTCGATGGCGCTCCATATTTTGATCGCCCGCGTTATGCGTTTCTGGATTTCCACCATCCGGCCTACGAGAAGAACGGTCTTCTCTTTCGACTGCAAATCTTCCGGCCGTATTTCGTTCGGGTAAACCAGCGGATTGGGGATGGCACCCAATTGTCGATTCGTATTTTTATGGTTGGCAAATTGCTCGTACTGATGTTGAAAGGCCGGAGACAGGAAAATATATTTATCCGTATGCGGAAGGAATCTTGTCACCTGCCTGCAACTATGTCTCTTTTTCCAGAATTTATACAGCGAAGTGCATCTTTTTTTCAGAAATCCGTTTATCCCCGTTCCCTCGATCATTGGGGTATAAAGCGCCTGATGGAGACATGTGACGATCTTTGTCTTATACCGTCCCCTTATTCCACGGATATATTCGACCGGCCACCATTGATTGATAAGATAATGGATGTCGTTTTCCTGAATATATTCTTTCAGATAGCTGGTTACTTTGTCGGCATCGGGAAAGCGAGTCGTAAACTCGTCGCAGCGGATATCGGGTATTTGAACGGCCTTTACGGCGGGATCGATGAAAGGCAAGTCGGGGCGTGTGTTATTTTTGAAATAGAGAACAGATACATTCCACCCTCGTTTTATCATTTCGTTGGCAAGGCAGATCGTTACGGTTTCTCCGCCGCCGTATACGGGCCACAAACGTAGCAGGAAGGTTATATTCATCAGTCGGATTTTATTGTTCGTCTTTTGCGGTAAGCGCATTTTCGAGGAAACGCATGGATTTCGAACGCATTTCTTCCAGTTTCGCATTTATAGGCTTCCAGTCTATGGATTGTCTTATGCGGCAACTCTCCAACTCGTTTGAATCGGATAGGGTTCTGTTCTCTATTTTGAACAGCTTCAACAGCGAATCGAATCGTGCGACGCCTCTGTTTCTGTTGACATATAATACGAACGGTTTGTTGAACAGAATGGAGAAAACGCAGCCGTGAAAGGAGTCCGTGAAAATAAAATCGGCATAATACATCGCCTTCAGCCAGTCCGCTACGGATGGCGCTATTCTTTTTTCGAGAGGGGCCAGTCTGTCTTCGGTTTCCGTCGCTGCAAAGTTGTAGTCCATGGCTAAGACCTTCGAAACTTTTTCCAGTGCCGCCAGTTTGTCCTCGGAACGGTCTAATATGAAAGCCGTTATTTTGTTTGTGTACTTTTCGGCCCCTTCTTCGCCGATGAGTTTTCGATAGTCCGCAGGTGACAGAAGTATTGTCGGATCTAAAACATGTTCAGCGGTATGGTTGAGATGCCTTTTGCATAATTCCACACCGGAATCTTCCCGTACGCTGACTGCGGTGAACTCCTTTAGCTTCCGGGTGCAGAATCGGGTCTCTTTCTTCGAATATGTCCATTCGTCGATACCGAATGACGCCGCGTAAGCAATTAGTTTCGCTGTACGGCCGTCGATCGGGGAGAAGTAATAATCTTTGATCTCCTCCATACACCCTTTGCGCCATACCTGATCGGAACCTACGATGTAGGCGTCGCATTTTAAATCGCGGATGTCCTCGTATGCTCTGCTGTTATAATAGACCGGTGAAAAGGGTTGCAGCCATTTGTCGATGAATGGTTGCGTGTGCTGGGTAATTACGGGGTATTCGTCGTAGACTTTCTTATCGTAGAAAACACAGGCCGGTTTCCTGAATATGTATTTCTTGACGCTTCGTTTCAAGATGTTCCAGCCGTCGAACCGCTTTTTTTTAACGAGACGGCGAATGAGTATGACTTCGTGCCCTTGCCGCGTCAGTACCGTTTTCAGCGCATATGCCTGCAATATGCTACCGTATCCCGTTTCCAAGGGTAATGTCAGCAAGCCGATTCGCATATCTTTTGATTTTGTTTATTAGCCTCAGTTTTTTGCTCTGCCGGTGCAGCGAAGACTTTGCAACCGCCTTATAAAAAGTATCTCTTCTCGGATCCTTGATAAGACTGGCGGTGATCATCGGATTTTGTTTGATGACTTTTTCATAGGATTGCTCCGAACGTAATGTGCCGGTAATATATTTGTTGCCTTGATCAGTATTAATCAGCAACAGACTTATACCGTTGTTGTCATCCGGAAAGTCTTTGGTGCCGCGAAATCCCCAAAAATCGCCGAGGGTGATGTCACTGCCGCTTTTCAGTTCTTTTGCCGGACAGGCGTAGCATGAATATCTTTCCATCACATGCGACAGGAAGCAGTAAAAGAATGGATCCTTATAGTGTATTCTGGATATGTCTGCCGTCTCCGGAAGACCGAACCCGGTCTCTCTGCGGAGTGTGAACCGCAAACTGTAGCTTTGCCATCCGGTCGTCTTGTCCCTGAAATTGATACCCGTAATTTGGGATGTGGTCCGCAACTCGGAATTTGTATGTCGGCCCCCCCCCCGTCGCTATTATTTCATGTAAATATTGTCGCCAGATTTCGGGGCTGGGAACACCGTGGCAAACTAAATCTACGGTCAATAGATTTTCATATTCTTTTGCCAAAAAAAGCTTTAAACCTCTTATTTGACAGGGAGTGCCCGAAAAGAGCACTAAACGTCCGGCTTCCAAAAAATCTTTTGCCTGCTGGTAAGTACTGCCTATTCGGCTTTGTACATATTTACTGCCTCGCATGGCTGCGAGTCCCTCGAGTGTTTCGGTGTAGTCGTGTTTAACAGCCCAATTCTCGTCGAAACGAGCTCCGAAAACCACACCGTTATTCTGAATAATCTGTTCTGCAATATGGGTAAAAACACCTCCTGAAGAACTGTATAGCTGAATTTGAGGATTTTTATTTTTTGCGGCATATACATAGAGCGGCTTTCTCTTTTCGCCCTGATTGAGTACCGGACAGACTTTTTCGCACAAGCCGCAATCTATACATTTTGACATGTCTGTTTGCGGATAAAGAAACCCTTCCTCATCTTCGCGCATCACAATACAGGACTTGGGACACCGCTGTTCGCATGCTGCACAGCCGCAGCACATTTCCTTTGAAGTAATGGAAATCATTTTCTGAATTTTGATACGATAGATGAGATTCTCGAGGATATATATATTTTCTCTCCGGATGTAAGTCCGAACCAGTAAACGGACATACTTGTCGATATGGCGCAAATCAGGCAGATCGTCAGAAGGTTCCATATTCCTTCTCCCGGCAGCCAGTATGCAACGGCCAGAGGCGCTGCAAGCGCAATTATCGTAACTTTGGATATACGCCAGATCACTTTGGTGAAATATTCCCGCAACGACAACCGAATCATTCGCCGCAGCATCCACAGCCGGGCGAATTGCGCTGTGATCTCCATGCCTAGATGCACGATAAGGACACTGTATGCGGGAAGTCCCAACCGTAAACAAAGATAAGAGATCGGCAGGATCAGTAATAATAAACCTCCGACGACACTTTGGTAGAGTTTGATCTTACCTGTGGCCGAAGCTGCTGTAATCAACGGATTGGAGATCGCATACACCCATGTTGTGCATAGCATGATTCTTAGGAATACGACTGTGTGGTCAGGGACGATTTTCAGCCAGAGCGTCAATATCGCCTTGGTTTCAATGAGGATCGGCAATGACAGGAACAGCAGGAGAAAAAATGAAAATTTGGCACTCCGGAAAATCAGGCTGTGCATATATTCCCGGTCTCCGGTTGCATATGATTTGGTTATTTGTGGGTTGAGGGCTGTTTGGAAGTTGTTGCTGAATTGACCGATGGCGGTTTGGGCCTGCACGGCGATACCTCTGGCCGCATTGACAACCGGACCGAAAAACATATTTAACAGAAGATTGAGTCCTTGTGTAAATGTGATAGCTGCGAGGTTGCCGAAAAGATTCCAACCGGCAAATCCTGTCATTTCGCAGAACAGCGTTTTATCCCATATCCAACGATATTTTGTCTCTTTGAAATGCCTGTTGCAATACCAACTGTAACATAGACGGATAATGAACTGGACAATAACGATTAATACGGCATACAATATCAGCTTATCGACATGAAAATATTGAAGAAAATAAACGACCAGTAATTTCAAAGAGACCTCTATGATTGAAATATAGGCGAATGCACTCATTTTTTCATGGGCGATGATAGCCGCATTATAGGGTACACTCATAATCATAATAACCGATGCCGCTACCGAGCACTGGAATACCCAGAATGCGGCATTCATGCGGTCGGCCGGTATTTGCATTTTATTCCATAAAAACCAAAGTCCGATCGTTTCTGCTAATAATACAATGAAAAAAGATATAATGGCATGTATTGAAAGACTGGTGGCGAAAACTTTTGCTAATTGATTTCTGTTGTCTTGGCCTAATTCGAATGTCAGGTATCGTTGTGTCGCCGATGCCATGGAGCCGTTAATAAATCCGAACATAGCAACTATTCCGCCCACGACATTGTAGATGCCGAAATCTTCGACTCCCAGAATATTCAATACCACTCGGCTAGTGTAGAGACTTACCGCCATGGTGAAAAGCATCCGGAAGTAGAGCAGAAGCGTATTCTTGGCTATTCGTTTATTATTTGGGGAGATTTCCTGCATTTCGGGCCGAACGTTACATCCGTAAAAGCCACTTTTACCTGTCCTTATACATGCTCTGATAGTATTGCTGGTATTCGCCTGAGGTTATGTCGTCCATCCACGATTGGTTTTGGAGGTACCAGCGGACAGTTTTTTCGATTCCTTCCTCGAACTGCAGGCTGGGCTGCCAGCCCAGTTCGCGCTTGAGTTTGCGCGAGTCGATGGCGTACCTCAGATCGTGGCCTGCGCGGTCGGTGACATACGTGATGAGCTTCTCCGACGACCCCTCGGGGTTGCCCAGCAGCCTGTCCACCGTCCGTACGATCACCCGTATCAGGTCGATGTTCTTCCATTCGTTGAAGCCCCCGATGTTGTACGTGTCGGCGACCTTGCCCCTGTGGAAGATCACGTCGATGGCCCGTGCATGATCCTCGACGTACAGCCAGTCGCGCACGTTCTGCCCGCGGCCGTACACGGGCAGCGGCTTTTGGTGGCGGATGTTGTTGATGAACAGCGGGATGAGCTTCTCCGGAAACTGGTAGGGCCCGTAGTTGTTCGAGCAGTTAGTCACCAGCGTCGGCATCCCGTACGTGTCGTGGTAGGCCCGCACGAAGTGGTCGGACGAGGCTTTCGAGGCCGAGTAGGGGCTGTGCGGGGCGTACTTCGTCTCTTCGGTGAAGAACTCCTCGCCGAAGGGCCCGCCGCCGCTCTCCCCGCCCGCAGCATCTCCCTCGGGACGGGTCAGCTCCAGCGCCCCGTACACCTCGTCGGTGGAGATGTGGTAGAACAGCTTGCCTGCCCAATCACCGTTCCAGTATTCCCGTGCCGCCTCGAGCAGCGAGAGCGTGCCCAGGACGTTCGTACGCGCGAAGGTGAACGGATCCCTGATCGAGCGGTCGACATGGCTTTCGGCCGCGAGGTGGATGACCCCGTCGATGTCATACTGACCAAACAGCGCCCGCAGCATATCCAGGTCGCAGATGTCCCCCTTCTCGAACACGTAGTTCGGGGAATCCTCGATGTCCCGCAGGTTGGCGAGGTTCCCCGCATAGGTCAGTTTGTCCAGGTTCACGATCCGGTAATCCGGGTATTTCGTCACGAACAGGCGTACTACGTGCGAGCCGATAAAGCCCGCTCCGCCCGTAATCAGGATAGTGCGTTTCATGGGTTATTTTCTGTGAGTCGTTTCATGCAGTAGATCAAAGCCTCCCTCCAGTGGGGGATGTCCATTTGGAAGGTCTCTTTGAATTTGGTCTTGTCCAGCACCGAGTAGGCCGGGCGCTGGGCCTTCGTGGGGTATTCCGACGTGTGGCAGGGGATGATGCGGCACGTGCCGTGACCCGCGGCCGCGGCGATCTCCACCGCGAAGTCGTACCACGAGCACACGCCCTCGTCGGTGAAGTGGTACACCCCCTCGTTGCCCGCGTAGCGCCCCGTCTCGATCAGGGAGAAGATCGCAAGCGCCAAGTCTCCGGCGTAGGTCGGAGTGCCCACCTGGTCGAAGACCACGCGCAGCGTCTCGCGCTCCGAGGTCAGACGCAGCATCGTCTTCAGAAAGTTGTTCCCGTACTCCGAATAGAGCCACGCCGTGCGCAGGATCAGGTAACGGCATCCCGAGGCCTTCACGGCCTCTTCGCCCGCCAGCTTCGTACGCCCGTAGGCCCCCAGCGGCGAGGTCGCCATATCCTCCCTGTAGGGCGTATGGGCCGTGCCGTCGAAGACGTAGTCCGTCGAGACGTGGATCAGCGTCGCACCCGTTTCTTTGGCCGCAGCTGCGAGGTATGCCGCGGCCTTGTGGTTGAGCAGGTCGGCCCTTGCCTCGTCCTCCTCGGCACGCTCCACGTTCGTGTAGGCCGCGCAGTTGACGATCACGTCGATACGCTGTTCCTTGACCGTTTGAAGCACCGCCCCGGCGTCGGTGATGTCCAGCTCCGCGACGTCGGTGGCCAGGTAGTTGTTGGGCGATACGCTCCCAAGCTGCCGCAAGGAGCTCCCCAGCTGCCCCCGGGCGCCCGTAATCAGGATATTAAGCATAGTAGTCCGTATTGTAGTCGAACAGTTCCGCGGCCTCCGCCAGCCGCGGGTGGCCGCTGTCCTTGGGCGAGAGGACGACATCCCCCGGCGCCAGGCGCCAGTCGATGCCCAGCGACGGGTCGTTCCATGCAATGGCGCCCTCCGATTCGGGGGCATAGAGGTTGTCGCACTTGTATTGGAATACAGCCTCGTCGCTCAGCACCGAGAAGCCGTGCGCAAAGCCCCGCGGCACGAAGAACTGCCGTTTGTTATCCCCCGAGAGCTCCACAGAGACGTGTCGCCCGAACGTGGGCGAGCCCCGGCGGATGTCCACCGCGACGTCCAGCACGCAGCCCCGGACAACGCGCACCAGCTTCGACTGTGCATGCGCTCCCCGCTGGAAGTGAAGACCGCGAAGAACGCCGTACTTCGACATCGACTCGTTGTCCTGCACGAACCGCACGGGGCGTACGAGCCTGTCGAAGGACTGCTCAGAATAGCTCTCGAAAAAATAGCCCCGCTCGTCTCCGAAGACATCGGGTTCGAGGAGAACAACACCTTCTATTTCGGTAGGGATGACTTTCATGGTATCAGTGTCGGGTTTCGTCGAGGAGTTTCAAAAGGTACTGCCCGTACTGGTTCCTGAGCATCGGCTGCGCAAGCTCACGGAGCTTCGCGGCCGTGATCCAGCCGTTATGGTAGGCGATGCCCTCCAGGCAGGCGATCTTGAGGCCCTGACGTTTCTCGATGACCTCCACGAAGATCGAGGCCTCGGCCAGCGAGTCGTGCGTGCCCGTGTCCAGCCACGCGAAGCCGCGCTGAAGCGTCTGCACCTTCAGCTCGCCGCGTTGCAGGAACGACTGGTTGACGCTCGTGATCTCAAGCTCCCCGCGCGCCGAGGGCCGGATACCCTTGGCCACATCCACGACCTTGTTCGGGTAGAAGTACAGGCCCACCACTGCGTAGTTCGATTTCGGGTGCGCCGGTTTCTCCTCGATCGACAGGCAGTTGCCCGCCGCATCGAACTCCGCCACGCCGTAGCGCTGGGGATCCTCGACACGGTAGCCGAAGACCGTAGCCTTGCCATCCTCCTCGGCCGTGCGGACTGCCTCGCGAAGAAGGCCCGTGAAACCCGAGCCGTGGAAGATATTGTCCCCCAGAACCAGACACACGGAGTCATTGCCGATGAAATCCGCGCCGATAAGGAATGCCTGCGCAAGACCGTCCGGGGACGGCTGCTCGGCATAGCTGATGCGAACCCCGTAGTCGGAGCCGTCGCCCAGCAGACGACGGAAACCGCCCAAATCCTCTGGCGTAGAGATCAGGAGGATGTCGCGGATACCAGCCAGAAACAACGCCGATAAAGGGTAGTAGACCATCGGCTTGTCGTAAACAGGCAACAACTGCTTGCTGACGCCCTTCGTGATCGGGTACAAACGCGTTCCGCTGCCACCCGCCAAGATGATGCCTTTCATAGGTTTCTGAAATTAATATGCGTTCTCATCCTGCCGCAGGGCATTCCATACCGTCATGAAGATGATGCGGATGTCGAGCAGCAGCGACCAGTTTTCCAGGTACCAGATGTCGCGGCGTACGCGGCCTTCCATCTGGCTCAGGGAGTGGGTCTCGCCGCGGTATCCCGTCACCTGGGCCCATCCCGTGATGCCGGGTTTGATCAGGTGGCGAACCATATATTTGTTGATGAGTTTCGAGTATTGCTCGGTGTGCTGGAGCATGTGCGGCCGCGGCCCCACGATGGACATGTCGCCCCTGAGCACGTTGATGAACTGGGGCAGCTCGTCGATGCTCGACCGGCGCAGGAAATCCCCGAACCGGGTCTTGCGCGGGTCGTCCCGGGTCGCCTGCACCCTGTCGGCGTCGGCGTTGACGCGCATCGAACGGAATTTGATGCACCTGAACGTCTGGCCGTTCTCCCCGCTGCGCTCCTGCAGGAAGAGCACCGGGCCGCGCGAGGTCAGTTTGGTGCCTATGGCCACGAAAATATAGATGAAGGGGAACAGCGTGCAGAGGAACAGGCTTGAGACGCTGACGTCGAATGCCCGTTTGATAAACCGGTTCGACGCCTGCCGCAACGGCTCCTCGCGGATGTAGAGGATCGGTACGTTGCCCAGCAGTTCGAGGTTCATCGTGCGCTTCATGTAGTTGCGCAGGTTGGGCACGTAGAAGAAGCGGACGAAATTGTTTTCGCAGAAATCCATGATCGGGAATATCTCTTCCGCGTAACGATCCGTCGAGAGGCAGCAGTACACTTCGTTTACCGGGTGTGCCTCCAGCCACGGCAGCGCCTCGTCCACGCTTCCCAGGCAGGGGGTGTTGTCCGGCAGGGTGTGGTCGTCGTGGTTGCTGAAATAACCGAGTACGCGGTAGCCCGTGCTGGTGTTGTCGACCATTTCGTGGTATACCTCCTGTGCATTGTCCTTGCTCCCGACGATGATCACGCGGCGGGCGTTGCGCCCGTGTCCGCGCGTGACCTTGACCACGATGCGGCAGGTGTAGCGCCACAGCATCAGCAGTACGGTGAGCACGATGTAGAACGTCCCCATCAGGTGCACCGGCAGCAGCCCGTAGCTCCATACGGTCTGGATGAGCACGAAGAACCCCAGGTGGCAGAGTACGACGTAGAATACGCGGCGGATGATCTCTTCGTAGGGGACGATCCGTGAGGAGAGGATCACGCCGAACCACGAGAGGCCCGGGATGAAGCAGATGTTGAGACAGGCGAATATCTCCAGCGAGCGGGTGATACAGGCCGGTTGCGGATACAGCGTGAGCGCCAGTATCCAGGACAGGTTCAGTAAGAATAGGTCTCCGATGATGACGGGAAGCTTTATGAGCAAAGACTCCCGCATGACTTGTTTCATAACCGAAAATTTAGAGGCGTTAATTTTCGAATTAACGTTGCGCAGATTGCGTATGTGTGGGAAGAAGGATCTGCTGATTTATTTTTTCGATATACCTCAGCGGCACGTAAGCCGTCAGTGCGGTGGCTATGTCCTTGATCGCCACGGCGACCTTGCTGTGCCCCTTGTGCCGGATGTAGCGGCCCTCGATCCCGGCGAACACCCCGCCGGTCACGCGGACGGCATCGCCGCTGGCCAGGTCGACGTCCTGCGGTGCCACGATCTCGACATGTTCGTTCCGTGTCGCCACGACCGCCATGAAATCCCGCATCTGGTTGTCCGGTATCAC
This Alistipes onderdonkii DNA region includes the following protein-coding sequences:
- a CDS encoding glycosyltransferase; its protein translation is MNITFLLRLWPVYGGGETVTICLANEMIKRGWNVSVLYFKNNTRPDLPFIDPAVKAVQIPDIRCDEFTTRFPDADKVTSYLKEYIQENDIHYLINQWWPVEYIRGIRGRYKTKIVTCLHQALYTPMIEGTGINGFLKKRCTSLYKFWKKRHSCRQVTRFLPHTDKYIFLSPAFQHQYEQFANHKNTNRQLGAIPNPLVYPNEIRPEDLQSKEKTVLLVGRMVEIQKRITRAIKIWSAIENDPRLDEWNFRIVGEGPDLAMYKQLAQTLGLKRISFEGFRNPQPYYKQAAIFMMTSAFEGFPMTLVEAQQCGVVPVVMDSYLSLHDIVETGYNGIIVSNEDLTGYVNKIKELMTDTSLREKLAMNGLHSCRRFCVEEIVNNWEELFNDLSANRR
- a CDS encoding polysaccharide pyruvyl transferase family protein; translated protein: MRIGLLTLPLETGYGSILQAYALKTVLTRQGHEVILIRRLVKKKRFDGWNILKRSVKKYIFRKPACVFYDKKVYDEYPVITQHTQPFIDKWLQPFSPVYYNSRAYEDIRDLKCDAYIVGSDQVWRKGCMEEIKDYYFSPIDGRTAKLIAYAASFGIDEWTYSKKETRFCTRKLKEFTAVSVREDSGVELCKRHLNHTAEHVLDPTILLSPADYRKLIGEEGAEKYTNKITAFILDRSEDKLAALEKVSKVLAMDYNFAATETEDRLAPLEKRIAPSVADWLKAMYYADFIFTDSFHGCVFSILFNKPFVLYVNRNRGVARFDSLLKLFKIENRTLSDSNELESCRIRQSIDWKPINAKLEEMRSKSMRFLENALTAKDEQ
- a CDS encoding polysaccharide biosynthesis protein codes for the protein MQEISPNNKRIAKNTLLLYFRMLFTMAVSLYTSRVVLNILGVEDFGIYNVVGGIVAMFGFINGSMASATQRYLTFELGQDNRNQLAKVFATSLSIHAIISFFIVLLAETIGLWFLWNKMQIPADRMNAAFWVFQCSVAASVIMIMSVPYNAAIIAHEKMSAFAYISIIEVSLKLLVVYFLQYFHVDKLILYAVLIVIVQFIIRLCYSWYCNRHFKETKYRWIWDKTLFCEMTGFAGWNLFGNLAAITFTQGLNLLLNMFFGPVVNAARGIAVQAQTAIGQFSNNFQTALNPQITKSYATGDREYMHSLIFRSAKFSFFLLLFLSLPILIETKAILTLWLKIVPDHTVVFLRIMLCTTWVYAISNPLITAASATGKIKLYQSVVGGLLLLILPISYLCLRLGLPAYSVLIVHLGMEITAQFARLWMLRRMIRLSLREYFTKVIWRISKVTIIALAAPLAVAYWLPGEGIWNLLTICLICAISTSMSVYWFGLTSGEKIYISSRISSIVSKFRK
- the rfbB gene encoding dTDP-glucose 4,6-dehydratase, with the translated sequence MKRTILITGGAGFIGSHVVRLFVTKYPDYRIVNLDKLTYAGNLANLRDIEDSPNYVFEKGDICDLDMLRALFGQYDIDGVIHLAAESHVDRSIRDPFTFARTNVLGTLSLLEAAREYWNGDWAGKLFYHISTDEVYGALELTRPEGDAAGGESGGGPFGEEFFTEETKYAPHSPYSASKASSDHFVRAYHDTYGMPTLVTNCSNNYGPYQFPEKLIPLFINNIRHQKPLPVYGRGQNVRDWLYVEDHARAIDVIFHRGKVADTYNIGGFNEWKNIDLIRVIVRTVDRLLGNPEGSSEKLITYVTDRAGHDLRYAIDSRKLKRELGWQPSLQFEEGIEKTVRWYLQNQSWMDDITSGEYQQYYQSMYKDR
- the rfbD gene encoding dTDP-4-dehydrorhamnose reductase, which encodes MLNILITGARGQLGSSLRQLGSVSPNNYLATDVAELDITDAGAVLQTVKEQRIDVIVNCAAYTNVERAEEDEARADLLNHKAAAYLAAAAKETGATLIHVSTDYVFDGTAHTPYREDMATSPLGAYGRTKLAGEEAVKASGCRYLILRTAWLYSEYGNNFLKTMLRLTSERETLRVVFDQVGTPTYAGDLALAIFSLIETGRYAGNEGVYHFTDEGVCSWYDFAVEIAAAAGHGTCRIIPCHTSEYPTKAQRPAYSVLDKTKFKETFQMDIPHWREALIYCMKRLTENNP
- the rfbC gene encoding dTDP-4-dehydrorhamnose 3,5-epimerase; its protein translation is MKVIPTEIEGVVLLEPDVFGDERGYFFESYSEQSFDRLVRPVRFVQDNESMSKYGVLRGLHFQRGAHAQSKLVRVVRGCVLDVAVDIRRGSPTFGRHVSVELSGDNKRQFFVPRGFAHGFSVLSDEAVFQYKCDNLYAPESEGAIAWNDPSLGIDWRLAPGDVVLSPKDSGHPRLAEAAELFDYNTDYYA
- the rfbA gene encoding glucose-1-phosphate thymidylyltransferase RfbA, with translation MKGIILAGGSGTRLYPITKGVSKQLLPVYDKPMVYYPLSALFLAGIRDILLISTPEDLGGFRRLLGDGSDYGVRISYAEQPSPDGLAQAFLIGADFIGNDSVCLVLGDNIFHGSGFTGLLREAVRTAEEDGKATVFGYRVEDPQRYGVAEFDAAGNCLSIEEKPAHPKSNYAVVGLYFYPNKVVDVAKGIRPSARGELEITSVNQSFLQRGELKVQTLQRGFAWLDTGTHDSLAEASIFVEVIEKRQGLKIACLEGIAYHNGWITAAKLRELAQPMLRNQYGQYLLKLLDETRH
- a CDS encoding undecaprenyl-phosphate glucose phosphotransferase, which translates into the protein MKQVMRESLLIKLPVIIGDLFLLNLSWILALTLYPQPACITRSLEIFACLNICFIPGLSWFGVILSSRIVPYEEIIRRVFYVVLCHLGFFVLIQTVWSYGLLPVHLMGTFYIVLTVLLMLWRYTCRIVVKVTRGHGRNARRVIIVGSKDNAQEVYHEMVDNTSTGYRVLGYFSNHDDHTLPDNTPCLGSVDEALPWLEAHPVNEVYCCLSTDRYAEEIFPIMDFCENNFVRFFYVPNLRNYMKRTMNLELLGNVPILYIREEPLRQASNRFIKRAFDVSVSSLFLCTLFPFIYIFVAIGTKLTSRGPVLFLQERSGENGQTFRCIKFRSMRVNADADRVQATRDDPRKTRFGDFLRRSSIDELPQFINVLRGDMSIVGPRPHMLQHTEQYSKLINKYMVRHLIKPGITGWAQVTGYRGETHSLSQMEGRVRRDIWYLENWSLLLDIRIIFMTVWNALRQDENAY
- a CDS encoding UpxY family transcription antiterminator, with protein sequence MAENPENKQRWYALRVTYGREMLVKGYLDGIGVESYIPMHFARRTYGERTRKVWEPLIHNLLFICTSAVRLKEIKACTTLPIRYIMDRETKAPTVIPDNQMRDFMAVVATRNEHVEIVAPQDVDLASGDAVRVTGGVFAGIEGRYIRHKGHSKVAVAIKDIATALTAYVPLRYIEKINQQILLPTHTQSAQR